A single region of the Salvia miltiorrhiza cultivar Shanhuang (shh) chromosome 8, IMPLAD_Smil_shh, whole genome shotgun sequence genome encodes:
- the LOC130998848 gene encoding PRA1 family protein B3-like, with protein MATASTLPISNTSSESQPPIATPAFRAFLARLNSSVRNGLAQRRPWLELIDRSAFNRPDTIAEAASRIRKNFSYFRVNYIFLISLSLAFSLLSHPFSLLVLLSLLAAWLFLYLFRPSDQPVVVGGRTFSDREILGILVVSTIVVVFLTSVGSLLISALLVGLAVVCTHGAFRMPEDLFLDEQEPITTGFMSFLGGAASSAAAAAAPAVATRV; from the coding sequence ATGGCCACCGCGTCGACTCTCCCGATCTCCAATACCTCATCTGAATCCCAGCCTCCCATCGCCACCCCCGCGTTCCGCGCCTTTCTTGCCCGCCTCAATTCCTCCGTCCGCAACGGCCTCGCGCAGCGCCGCCCCTGGTTGGAGCTCATCGACCGCTCCGCCTTCAACCGCCCCGATACCATCGCCGAAGCCGCCTCCCGCATCCGCAAAAACTTCTCCTACTTCCGCGTCAACTACATTTTCCTAatctccctctccctcgccTTCTCGCTCCTGTCGCACCCTTTCTCTCTCCTCGTCTTGCTATCACTCCTCGCCGCGTGGCTCTTCCTCTACCTGTTCCGCCCCTCCGACCAGCCGGTTGTGGTTGGGGGCCGCACCTTCTCGGATCGCGAGATTTTGGGGATTCTGGTGGTGTCCACTATAGTTGTGGTGTTCCTCACTAGCGTGGGATCGCTGCTCATATCCGCCTTGCTTGTTGGCCTCGCCGTGGTTTGCACGCACGGCGCCTTCCGCATGCCTGAGGATCTGTTTTTGGATGAGCAGGAGCCGATTACTACGGGATTTATGTCGTTTCTAGGTGGTGCCGCCTCCTCTGCGGCCGCAGCGGCTGCTCCAGCGGTTGCTACGCGTGTGTGA